A stretch of the Methanosarcinales archaeon genome encodes the following:
- a CDS encoding sulfurtransferase TusA family protein: METLDSRGRYCPIPLFHTKRKLEDMSSGDVLEVISDDVTAQETIPRWCQMHDHEIVSIEELNGHFKISVRKC, encoded by the coding sequence ATGGAAACACTGGATTCCAGGGGACGATACTGTCCGATCCCACTCTTTCATACAAAGCGGAAGCTTGAGGACATGTCATCAGGGGATGTGCTGGAAGTCATTTCTGATGATGTGACGGCCCAGGAGACCATTCCCCGGTGGTGCCAGATGCACGACCATGAGATCGTGTCCATTGAAGAACTGAATGGTCATTTTAAAATTAGTGTCAGGAAATGTTGA
- a CDS encoding beta-ribofuranosylaminobenzene 5'-phosphate synthase, producing MIRITTPSRLHITLIDLNATLGRVDGGVGLTLERPCMKISAQKINEGVFVTGSSEHLERMKKAAEAVIPEGDGVHISIETSYRSHVGLGSGTQSALAAGWAVNQLYELGLEVREIAALVGRGGTSGIGLESFEHGGFIVDGGHRFADKGAFSPSAASRVPPGPVLFRHDFPDWPVVVAIPHLKGASDEREVDIFREYCPIPLHEVQAVSHIILMEMLPSVVEADMASFGDALNRIQDVGFKQREVALQPREVRQCMNVMKEAGAYGAGMSSFGPTVFCVAEEPEQVKGAVSEYLESSIGGEVFVTTANNSGAQAIYKEDGNS from the coding sequence ATGATCCGGATAACCACACCTTCACGACTGCACATCACCCTGATCGACCTGAATGCTACCCTGGGCCGGGTTGACGGCGGGGTGGGACTCACCCTTGAGAGGCCATGCATGAAGATCTCGGCCCAAAAAATCAACGAAGGTGTGTTCGTGACCGGCAGCAGTGAACACCTGGAGCGCATGAAAAAGGCAGCTGAAGCGGTTATTCCTGAAGGTGATGGGGTCCATATCTCGATAGAAACATCCTACCGGTCCCACGTGGGCCTGGGCAGCGGGACCCAGAGTGCCCTGGCTGCAGGCTGGGCTGTGAACCAGCTCTATGAACTGGGACTGGAGGTCCGGGAGATCGCAGCATTGGTTGGCAGGGGCGGTACCTCTGGGATCGGCCTGGAATCCTTTGAACATGGCGGGTTCATTGTGGACGGTGGGCACCGTTTTGCTGATAAGGGGGCATTTTCTCCGTCGGCTGCCAGCCGGGTCCCCCCGGGACCGGTCCTGTTCAGGCATGATTTCCCTGACTGGCCTGTGGTGGTGGCAATACCCCACCTCAAGGGTGCCTCTGATGAACGCGAGGTGGATATCTTCCGGGAATACTGTCCCATTCCCTTACATGAGGTCCAGGCCGTATCCCACATCATATTGATGGAGATGCTGCCTTCAGTCGTGGAAGCAGATATGGCGAGCTTTGGCGATGCTTTGAACCGTATCCAGGACGTGGGGTTCAAGCAACGGGAAGTGGCTCTGCAGCCCAGGGAGGTCAGGCAGTGCATGAACGTTATGAAGGAAGCAGGAGCATACGGCGCCGGGATGAGCTCGTTCGGACCCACTGTGTTCTGTGTGGCAGAGGAGCCGGAACAGGTGAAAGGGGCAGTATCAGAATATCTGGAATCCAGTATTGGTGGAGAGGTTTTTGTGACCACTGCCAATAATTCTGGTGCACAAGCGATTTATAAAGAGGATGGCAATTCTTAA
- a CDS encoding cation transporter, with the protein MNGHDHSMTEKNLRYAIYATSAIFILEVAGGLFTNSLALLSDAAHMFMDVFALVLTYVSIQIAKRPSNHKVTYGYHRLEIFSALINGITLILISGFIAREAYIRLLEPPEVKGFEMLVIALVGMIINIWVTFRLHGYHDLNIRGAYLHALGDALSSVAVIIGALIILWTGNNYADPVLSFIIIVIILFGSVKLIRDSVHILLESTPKHVDINELVDFVTSIEGVEGIHDIHLWSVCSNVHAISAHILVKDMHVCDTEPLIESVTAVLRDKFNISQTTFQFESIECGRPLIHGVEHK; encoded by the coding sequence ATGAACGGGCATGACCATTCCATGACAGAAAAGAATCTCAGGTATGCCATCTATGCCACTTCAGCCATATTTATTCTTGAAGTGGCGGGTGGTTTATTTACTAACAGTCTTGCCCTGCTCAGTGATGCGGCTCACATGTTCATGGACGTATTCGCCCTGGTACTCACTTATGTCTCCATTCAGATCGCTAAGAGACCTTCAAACCACAAGGTAACCTATGGATACCACAGGCTTGAGATATTCTCTGCCCTTATCAATGGGATTACACTGATATTGATCTCGGGTTTCATTGCCAGGGAAGCATACATTCGCTTACTCGAACCACCCGAAGTTAAAGGCTTTGAGATGCTGGTGATTGCCCTGGTAGGTATGATTATAAATATCTGGGTAACATTTCGCTTGCACGGTTATCATGATCTTAATATAAGGGGAGCGTACTTACATGCCCTTGGTGACGCCCTGAGCAGTGTTGCTGTAATTATAGGAGCACTGATCATACTCTGGACAGGTAATAATTACGCAGATCCCGTACTGAGTTTCATAATAATCGTAATAATCCTGTTCGGGTCGGTGAAGCTCATCCGGGATTCAGTACATATTCTGCTGGAATCGACACCAAAACATGTTGACATCAATGAACTTGTGGACTTTGTAACTTCAATAGAAGGAGTGGAAGGAATACATGATATCCACCTGTGGAGCGTTTGCTCCAATGTCCATGCCATTAGCGCCCATATCCTGGTAAAGGACATGCATGTCTGCGACACGGAACCGCTAATAGAATCCGTTACCGCTGTACTGAGAGATAAATTCAATATTAGCCAGACCACATTCCAGTTTGAAAGTATCGAATGCGGCAGGCCCCTGATCCATGGTGTTGAACATAAATGA
- a CDS encoding DUF2099 family protein has protein sequence MKDRHVMEALGKTRVVVENGKVVEVGEPQTDYCPIFAKVRNIKHFTPESVKGNIEFRIDDFGMFTARRAIEMEIFVGFGASETFMTALRRDLLDSCVTACEGAGTVITSSPSLAQGIGSRISGLVETTPIPELIRRIEEKGGTVLDPQTAALDQVAGVEKSIQMGHKRIGVSVIGAEDVKKMLELEQKHDVEIITFGVHVTGMGAQEAQELISVVDMTTGCTSKHVREYIKGHALAQFGTAIPIFAITQRGKELLLERAKEVTDPILINTMKLPVLPEDKQPRPLI, from the coding sequence ATGAAAGACAGACACGTTATGGAGGCCCTTGGTAAGACCAGGGTGGTCGTAGAGAACGGTAAAGTAGTGGAAGTGGGTGAACCCCAGACCGACTATTGTCCTATATTTGCCAAGGTTAGGAATATCAAACATTTCACTCCCGAGTCAGTGAAAGGCAACATAGAGTTCCGGATTGATGATTTCGGGATGTTCACTGCCCGGCGGGCCATCGAAATGGAGATTTTTGTGGGTTTTGGTGCCAGCGAGACCTTTATGACAGCTCTGCGCCGGGATCTGCTTGATTCGTGCGTCACGGCCTGTGAAGGTGCAGGCACGGTGATCACCAGCAGCCCTTCACTGGCCCAGGGCATTGGCAGCCGCATTTCAGGACTTGTCGAGACAACGCCTATTCCTGAACTGATTCGCCGAATCGAGGAGAAAGGGGGTACCGTGCTGGACCCGCAAACAGCTGCCCTTGACCAGGTGGCCGGGGTGGAAAAATCCATCCAGATGGGGCACAAGCGCATCGGTGTCTCGGTGATTGGTGCCGAGGATGTGAAAAAGATGCTTGAACTGGAACAAAAACATGATGTGGAGATCATCACCTTTGGCGTGCATGTTACCGGCATGGGAGCACAGGAAGCACAGGAATTGATATCTGTGGTTGATATGACCACGGGCTGCACCTCTAAACATGTGAGGGAATATATAAAAGGGCATGCACTGGCACAATTCGGTACTGCCATACCTATATTTGCTATCACTCAGAGGGGCAAAGAATTACTGCTTGAGAGGGCAAAGGAAGTCACAGATCCAATACTGATCAATACCATGAAACTCCCGGTATTACCTGAGGATAAGCAGCCCAGACCACTAATATAA
- a CDS encoding pyruvate synthase subunit beta, whose protein sequence is MSRLAPGHRGCAGCCDAMAANFVLEAVGDDAIVVSPTGCLEVMTTPYPETSWEVPWIHSLFENAAAVASGVDAALKAMGRKGNTKVVAIGGDGATLDIGMQAISGAFERGDDITYVCVDNEAYMNTGVQRSGATPYGASTTTSPAGKQSFGNPRPKKNMPAILVAHDSPYVATTSIAYPKDMIRKVKKAVDIEGPTYVHAHAPCTTGWKFDTSKTVEVGKLAVETALWPMYEMENGELTNMKKVKNRKPVEDYLRSQGRFKHLFTMDGGKDEITKIQAIADWNVKHYGLE, encoded by the coding sequence ATGAGCAGACTTGCCCCCGGACATAGAGGATGTGCAGGCTGCTGTGATGCAATGGCAGCCAACTTCGTTTTAGAAGCAGTTGGCGATGACGCAATTGTAGTCAGCCCAACAGGGTGCCTGGAAGTAATGACCACACCCTACCCTGAAACTTCCTGGGAAGTGCCCTGGATACATTCACTATTCGAGAATGCAGCTGCAGTGGCTTCGGGCGTTGATGCGGCACTAAAAGCTATGGGCCGGAAGGGTAATACAAAAGTGGTTGCCATAGGCGGTGACGGTGCCACCCTGGACATCGGTATGCAGGCCATATCAGGCGCCTTCGAACGTGGTGATGACATCACCTATGTGTGTGTTGACAATGAGGCTTATATGAATACAGGTGTTCAGCGCAGCGGTGCCACACCATACGGCGCTTCTACCACTACCAGCCCTGCAGGCAAGCAGAGTTTCGGCAATCCAAGACCCAAAAAGAACATGCCTGCCATATTGGTAGCCCATGATTCACCTTATGTGGCAACCACGTCCATAGCTTATCCAAAAGACATGATCCGTAAAGTGAAAAAGGCCGTTGATATTGAAGGCCCTACGTATGTACACGCTCATGCCCCATGTACCACTGGTTGGAAGTTCGACACTTCAAAGACAGTGGAAGTGGGGAAACTTGCAGTGGAAACAGCCCTGTGGCCTATGTACGAGATGGAGAACGGTGAACTTACCAACATGAAGAAGGTGAAAAACCGAAAGCCTGTGGAAGATTATCTAAGATCCCAGGGTAGGTTCAAACACCTGTTCACCATGGATGGCGGTAAGGACGAGATCACCAAGATACAGGCCATTGCAGACTGGAACGTAAAACATTATGGACTGGAATAA